The Streptomyces armeniacus genomic interval AGGGAGGCGTCCCGCGCCCGTACGGAGGCGTCCCGCCGTACGGGCGCGATCGCCGGTCCGGTGCGGTCGTGCGCAAAGCCACGTCCGCGGCCCGGCCGGCAGCGGTGCGGCAGGTGTTTCACTTGTCAGAAGTGCCGCCGGCGCCACGAAAGCCACTGGCGCCACCGGTGCCAGCAGAAGAAGCCATCCGCGGAGGTACGCGTGTCCTGCTTGATCGTGCAGAGCGACAAGACCCTGCTGCTCGAGGTCGACCACGAGCAGGCCGACGCGTGCCGCCGCGCCATCGCGCCGTTCGCCGAACTGGAGCGGGCGCCCGAGCACATCCACACGTACCGCGTGACCCCGCTCGGCCTGTGGAACGCCCGCGCCGCCGGGCACGACGCCGAGCAGGTCGTGGACGCGCTCGTGGAGTTCTCCCGCTACCCCGTGCCGCACGCGCTGCTCGTCGACGTCGCCGAGACCATGGCCCGGTACGGTCGGCTGACGCTGTCCAAGCACCCCGTCCACGGGCTCGTGCTGGAGTCCAGCGACCGTCCGGTACTGGAGGAAGTGCTGCGGTCGAAGAAGATCCAGCCGCTGGTCGGCCCCCGTATCGACCCCGACTCGGTCGCCGTGCACCCCTCCGAACGCGGCCAGATCAAGCAGGCACTGCTCAAGCTGGGCTGGCCCGCCGAGGACCTGGCGGGATACGTCGACGGCGAGGCGCACCGCATCGCCCTCGACGAGGACGGCTGGGCGCTGCGCCCGTACCAGACACAGGCCGTCGAGGGCTTCTGGCACGGCGGCTCCGGCGTCGTCGTACTGCCCTGCGGCGCGGGCAAGACGCTCGTCGGCGCGGGCGCGATGGCCCGCGCGCAGGCCACCACGCTGATCCTGGTGACGAACACCGTCGCGGCCCGGCAGTGGAAACACGAACTCGTACGGCGCACCTCGCTGACGGAGGACGAGATCGGCGAGTACAGCGGTACGCGCAAGGAGATCCGCCCCGTCACCATCGCCACGTACCAGGTGCTCACGACCAGGCGGAAGGGCGTCTACCCGCACCTGGAACTGTTCGACTCCCGCGACTGGGGCCTCATCGTCTACGACGAGGTGCACCTGCTGCCGGCACCCGTCTTCAAGTTCACGGCCGATCTGCAGGCCCGGCGGCGGCTCGGGCTCACGGCGACGCTCGTACGGGAGGACGGCCGCGAGTCGGACGTCTTCTCCCTGATCGGCCCCAAGCGCTTCGACGCGCCGTGGAAGGAGATCGAGGCGCAGGGCTACATCGCGCCGGCCGACTGCGTAGAGGTACGGGTGAACCTGACGGACTCCGAACGGCTCGCCTACGCCACGGCCGAGACCGAGGAGAAGTACCGCTACTGCGCCACGACCGACTCCAAGCGGCGCGTCACCGAAGCGCTCGTACGGCGGCACGAGGGCGACCAGACGCTGGTCATCGGGCAGTACATCGACCAGCTCGACGAGCTCGGCGAACACATCGGCGCGCCCGTCATCAAGGGCGACACCAGCAACGCGCAGCGCGAGAAGCTCTTCGAGGCGTTCCGGCAGGGGGAGTTGAGCGTGCTGGTCGTGTCAAAGGTCGCGAACTTCTCCGTCGACCTCCCCGAGGCGACCGTCGCCATCCAGGTATCCGGCACCTTCGGCTCCCGGCAGGAGGAGGCACAGCGCCTCGGCCGCGTGCTGCGGCCGAAGGCCGACGGGCACGAGGCGCGCTTCTACTCGGTGGTCGCCCGCGACACGGTCGACCAGGACTTCGCGGCACACCGCCAGCGGTTCCTGGCGGAGCAGGGGTACGCGTACCGGATCGTCGACGCGACGGAGCTGCTGGCGGGCGACGACGTGTGACGGCGGGGGTCCGTCCCTGCCAAGCCGCCGGTCCGGCGCGCTTGCGGACGGCCCTCGGCCCGCGCGTACGGGTGCTGTGGGGTGCCGCCGCACCCCATCACCCCGGCGAAGCCTCGCCGGAGGGACGGACAGCAACCCAAACCAGCCCGTCCGGCGATTGAGGACGGCCCTCGGCCACGAAGCACGTCCACTGGACCACGCGGCTCGGTCCGGCACCGGCCGTGGCCGCCCCCGGCCGTCCTCAAACGCCGGACGGGCTAGGAAGTGGCGCCGGGCGGGCTGGAATCGGCTCGCCGCACCGCAGTCGAGGACGGTGGCCGCGGCCGAAGCTGCCACGCCAGCGCCGCCGCGAGCACCAGCCCCAGCACCCCGTACGGCGAAGCCAACGGCTGTTGCCACCACGCGAACCGCAGGTCGAGGTCGCCCGCCTTCGGCAGGAGCCACAGCGTACGGGCGGTGAAGACCAAGGCGACCGCCCCCGTCACCCAGTACGGCGCGCGCCCCGTCAGCAGGACGGCCAGCAGCGGTACGCACCACACCCAGTGGTGCGACCAGCTCACCGGCGAGACCAGCAGCGCCGTGAACGCCGTCGCCAGCACGCCCCACGACTCCAGCCCGTGCCGTACGTACGCGCGCCGGGCCAGCCACAGCCCCGCCCCCGCGGCCACGGCGGCGGGCAGCAGCCAGAGCAGGCCCGGGTCGGGGGTGTGGAGGAGGCGCGCGGCGAGTCCCTGGAGGGACTGGTTGTCGACGATCCACGGCTTGCCGACACGCGTCGTCTCGAAGAGGCGCCGCGTCCAGAACTCGACGCTGTTCTCCCGGAGCCCGGGCAGGGCGCACGCGCCGACCACCACCGTGGCGGCGAAGCCGCCGAGTGCCGTGAGGGCAGCCCGCGCGCGACCGGTGAGCAGCAGGTAGACGGCGAAGATCGCAGGCGTGAGCTTGATCCCGGCGGCGAGGCCGATCGCGAAACCCTTGCCGCGGGCGCCGTCCGGACGGTTCAGGTCCCAGAGGACGAGGCAGGCCAGCGCGAGGTTGACCTGCCCGAAAACGACGGTCTGGAAGACGGGTTCCAGCCAGAGCGCGGCGCCGGTCGCGGCGAGCAGTACGGGCACGCCGTACGGGCGGCTGCGGCCCGCGAGACGGGCGGACTGCCGGACGAGCAGCGCGAGCAGCGCGAGGTTCGCGAGTACGGAGAGGATCTTGACGGCGCCCAGCGGCAGCACCGCGGCCGGTACGAAGAGGAGCGCCGCGAACGGCGGATACGTGGCGGGCAGGTCCCAGCCGGTGACGGTGAAGCCGTACAGGTCGGTGCCGTTCAGGACGGCCTCGCCCTCCGCGCGGTAGACGAGGATGTCGTCCATCGGGAGGGGCCCGCCGACGAGGCACAGCGTGCCGAACGCGGTCAGCGACACCGTCGCCATGGCGGCTGCGGCGAGCAGTCGGTGCGGGTGCGGCTGCTGGTGCCGGTGTTGTGTGTGGTGCGCGTAGTTCTCTTGGTGCGCGTCGTGCGCGTCGTGCGCCTGGTGCGCCTGGTGCGGCAAGCGCACCTGCTGGCACAGCCTTGTACGGCCGCCCCGCATGCCCGACTCTCCCCTCCCGTCGACGGCCGGTCCGCCGCGGACCCTAGATCAGTGAGTCAGGCGGAGACCAACGGAAGGTGACGGTCAGGAGCGGCCGGTGGAGGCGTACGGGTGCACGCGCGGGTTGACGGTCGGCCGCCCGTCGTACTGCCCCAGGACGGCAACGCTGAACGCGGTCTCGGCGAACACCCGCACCGCACGTACGGCATTGCCGAACACGTGCCGCGGGTGACGGCGGGACCGCCCTTCGGCGTCGCCGCCGAGCGCGGTCGCGCCACGCCCTGGGCCGGGTGCGGCGGCCTGGTGGATCGATGCGGTACTCATACACCCAGCATGTGTTTCACCCGTTCGCAGGACATCGGTCCAAAGACCGAACCCGCTGGCCGGGCGCGTAAGCCTTCGGGCCGACCCGTCCCTAGGGGGCGGCGCCCCCGCCCCGGCCTCGCACTCGGGGACGGACCGCAACCAATTCCAGCCCGTCCGGCGATTGAGGACGGCCCTCGGCCACGGAGCACGTCCGCTGGGCCACGCGGCTCGGTCCGGCACCGGCCGTGGCCGCCCCCGGCCGTCCTCAAACGCCGGACAGGCTGGGAAGTGGCACCGCGCCCCCGGGCAAACCTCACGCACACCGTGGTGCACGGCCGTCCTCAAACGCCGGACAGGCTGGGGGGTGGCACTACGCCTCGGGAAGCACAGCGCACGCCACGGCCGCCCAGGTTCGTCCTCAAACGCCGGACAGGCTGGGAAGTGGCACCGCGCCGGGCCGTCGTCTAGCGCCGGGCGGGCTGGAATGCGTACGGGTCGCGGGCGACCCGTAGGGGTCCGCCCCGCACAGGCAGTGGCCCCGCGCGGGCCCGAGGCCGCGCCGGGGCGGACACGGGCCCGGCGGTGGGAAAACCGTTCGCTCGGGCATCCGGTGCCGCCTACAATCGCCGGTCTGCCTCCTCCCGTGCCGGGATGGACGCCGACCGCTCGGAAACCGGTCGGCGACCCTCACTCGTACCCGTACAGCCGCGTACAGCCCTGTACAGACCCCGCCGGAGGCGACCCGTGCCCGCGCACGCCCCCCTGCAGAATCCGCACACCCCGCACAACCCCCTCGACGACGAGCGCGCTCACCTCACCGCCTCCCGCGCCGCGCTCCGCGCGATGCGCGCCGATGCCGAGGCGCTCGACATCGGGGATGTCACCGCGAACTGGGTGAACGCCGAAGTCCTGCAGTCCGAGATCGACTTGCGCATCAAGTCGCTCGCCGACCTCGCCCACGCCCCGCTGTTCTTCGGCCGTCTCGACTTCCTCGATCCGTACGGAGCCGCCCCGCCCCCCTCAGCGGACGGTCCGAAAAACGGGGACGGGAACCGGCACGGGCACGGGCACGCACACAAAGACGGGGACGGGCACGGCACCGAGGGGCACACCTTCTACATCGGCCGCCGCCACGTCCACGACCCCGACGGCGACCCCATGGTCATCGACTGGCGCGCACCCGTCTCCCAGCCCTTCTACCGCGCCTCCAAGAAGGATCCGCAGGGTGTCGCGCTGCGGCGGCGCTTCGGGTATACGGGCGGCGAGCTGACCGCGTACGAGGACGAGCACCTCACCGACCCCGCCGAGGCGGAGAAGTCGAGCACGCTCCTCCAGCGCGAGATCGAGCGCCCCCGCGTCGGCCCCATGCGGGACATCGTCGCCACGATCCAGCCCGAGCAGGACACGATCGTCCGCGCGAGCATCGACGGCACGGTCTGCGTGCAGGGCGCGCCCGGTACCGGCAAGACCGCCGTCGGTCTGCACCGCGTCGCGTACCTCCTCTACACGCACCGCGACCGGCTCGCCCGCACCGGCACCCTCGTCGTCGGCCCGAACCGGTCCTTCCTGCACTACATCGAGCAGGTGCTGCCCGCGCTCGGTGAGCTGGACGTGAAGCAGTCGACGGTCGAGGACCTGGTGGCGCACCCCCAACTCACCGTCCGTGCCCACGACTCCGCCGAGGCGGCGGGCATCAAGGGCGACGCCCGGATGGCGCGGGTGCTGCGCCGGGCGGTGCGTTCGGGGGTCACGGTGCCGGCGGAGCCGTGTGTCGTCGTACGGGGTTCGCGGCGCTGGCGCGTCCCGGCGTACGAGCTGGAGGAGATCGTACGGGAGCTGCTGGACCGCGACATGCGGTACGGCGCCGCCCGCGATGCGCTGCCGCAGCGCATCGCGCACCACGTCCTCGTACGCATGGAGCAGGCCGGCGAGGCGCCCGACGACCGGGTGCAGGACGCCGTCGCGCGGAACCCCGCCGTGAAGGCGGTGGTGAAGACCGTGTGGCCGCTGGTCGACCCGGCGAAGCTGGTGCTGCGGCTGCTGTCGGACGCGGACTTCCTCGCGGAGCAGGCCGACGGCATCCTGACGCCTGAGGAGCAGCGGGCCGTGCTGTGGGCGAAGCCCGCGCGGGGCGTGAAGACGGCGCCGTGGTCGGCGGCGGACGCCGTGCTGGTCGACGAGGCGTCGGATCTGATCAGCCGTACGCCCTCGCTCGGTCATGTCGTCCTGGACGAGGCGCAGGACCTGTCGCCTATGCAGTACCGCGCGGTGGGGCGGCGCTGTACGACGGGCTCGGCGACCGTGCTGGGCGACATCGCGCAGGGCACCACGCCCTGGGCGACGGCCGGTTGGGCGGAGGCACTGGGGCACCTCGGCAAGCCGGACTCGGTGGTGGAGGAGCTGACGCAGGGCTTCCGGGTGCCGCGCGACGTGATCGCGTTCGCCTCCCGGCTGCTGCCCGCCATCGCACCGGAGCTGACCGAGGCGACCTCGGTCCGCGAGTCGCCCGGTGACTTCTCGGTGCTCCGCTTCGCGCCCGAGTCCCTGACCGACGCGGTGGTCGCGGCCTGCCGGGAGGCGCTCGAACGGGAGGGCTCCATCGGCCTGATCGCGGCGGACTCGCGGATGGCGGACCTGTCCGCGGCGCTGCGCGCGGCGGGGCTCGCGACCCTCGGCCCGGGCGAGGAGACGACGGAGGACTCCCGGCTCACCCTCGTCCCCGCCACCCTGGCCAAGGGTCTGGAGTACGACCACGTCGTGCTCGACGAGCCCGCCGCGATCGTGGGCGGCGAGCCCGACGAACGTACCGGGCTGCGCCGCCTCTACGTCTCGCTGACCCGCGCCGTATCCGGGCTGACGGTGCTGCACGCGGCACCGCTGCCCCCGGAACTGGCGGACCGTTCGCCCTCATTGGGGAGCTGAGGGCGCGCCCCCGCGCGGGCGTCAGCCCCGCCGCATCAGCCCCGCCGCATCAGCCTTGCCGCGTCAGCCCCGCCACATCAGCCCAGCGACGAAGGCCCTGCCGCGTCAGCCCTGCGGCGGAGCCTGCGGCTGCTGCGGGGTGTCGGGCAGTTCGGGTGTGCTGGCGAACAGGTCGAAGTACATGCCGAGCGACACGAGCAGGCCGAGCGCGCCGAGGATGAGGCCGCCGAGCGCGACCGCCTTGACCCACGACTTGGTCTCGGCCCGCTGCACGAGCAGCCCGAGCAGCACACCGCCGATGATGACGGCGGCGAGCGCGAAGATCCCGTTCAGGACGGCCGCGGTGTGCCAGGGCGTGCTGTAGAAAGCGTCGATCTGCTCTTCGCCGCCGCCACCGCCTCCGCCCGTGCTGGACTCGATCTGCCCGATCAGCTCCTTGCGGGAGCGGAGCATCTCGCCGAGCGACGTGCCGGTGAGCGAGCACAGGCCCAGCCCGGCGCTGACAACGGCCGCCGCACCGGCCGCGAAGCTGCCGCCGGGCACGGCACCGCGCAGGACGTGCGTACTGTCGCCGCCCGCGCCGAGCTCGTCGTCGTCCAGTTCGTCGTCATCGTCGTGCGAGGAGACGACGTCGGCGCCGCCCGAGTCGGTGCCGCCGCTCTTGCTCAGCGTCGTCTCCATCGGGGCGGACGAGGGCCGCTCCGGATCCTTCTCCGCGGTGCTCGCGGCAGGCTTCTCTGACTTCTCGGCGGACTTGCCGGCGGCCTTGTCCGCTTCCTTCTCGGCCTTCGCCGAAGTCTGCGAACGGGGGGCTTCCGCCGCTTCGTCGGGGTCTTCCCGTACGCCCTCGGGGATGGCGTCGGTGGGGTCGTTGTTGTTGCTGGGGTCGGTAGCCATAGGGCGCCACCCTAAGGGGCATACCTAAGCACCGGGTAAGAGTGCCTTTACGCGCTCCCGCAAGAGCCCCATGCGGTGTCATATCTCACTCTCGCGACGGTCACCCGAACCGCCGCGCGCCTCCGGGGCCCACCTAAGGGACCGGCCGCCGCGGCTCCTCCCCGACGGTGATCCGGGGGCGGTGGAGGGCCGCACAGGATGGTGGAACACCGTCCGGCTCTCCAGGGGGAACGCCACATCATGACCACGAACGACGCGACGACTGACGCGGCGAACGGCACCTCGTGCCCGACCGCATACGGCGCCTCGTACGGCACGGCGTACGGCACCTCGTACGGCACCGCGCCCGCGCGCCGCCGTACCCGCCGCGCCGCCCGACTCGCCCTCCCCTGCGTCGCGTTGGCCGTCGTGACGACGGCGGCGGGCTGCGGCCTCATGGAGGACACCAAGACCGGCGAGCGCGCGTACTCCGTGTCGCAGCGGACCTCGGCGGTGTCCGTCGACACGGACGGCGGCGACATCGACATCGTGGCCGGCGACCCGGAAAGCGACACCGTCCGCGTGCAGGAGCGCTACGAGTACAGCCACAGCAAGCCCGAGACGCAGCACTCCGTACGGGACGGCCGGCTGCTGCTCAGCGCGGATGACTGCGGCGGCAAGAACGGCGGCACGTGCGACGTCAGCTACGAGATACGGGTGCCGCCGAAGACCGCCGTCAAGGTGGACACCGGAGGCGGAACCGTCACCGTACGGGGCACCTCGGGCCGGGTCGACGCCCTCTCGGAGGGCGGCGACATCCGTATCGAGGAGTCCGCCGCCCGCCGCGTCTCGGCGCACACGGAGGGCGGCGAGATCTCCACCCGGTTCACGGGCGCGCCCGACAGCGTGGACGTGACCAGTGCGGGCGGCAGCATCGACGTACGCCTGCCGGGCGGCCCGTACGCGGTCGACGCCACCACGAAGGGCGGCGAACGGAAGGTCTCCGTGCCGTCCGACGGCGACGCCGGACAGGTCGTCAAGGCGCATACGGAGGGCGGCGACGTCACCGTACGGTCGTCGTCGGGCAGCGGAGCTTGACGCGCGCTCCGTCGCGCCGCCGCGCCGTCGCCCCGGTCCGCAACGCCGTCGCCCCGGCCCGCCGCCTACAGGAAGCTGACGTTCTGGGCCAGGGACAGCTCGCTGGAGTAGTTGACGGTGTTGGTCGCCCGCCGCATGTACGCGCGCCACGCGTCGGACCCGGACTCGCGGCCGCCTCCGGTCTCCTTCTCGCCGCCGAAGGCGCCGCCGATCTCGGCGCCCGACGTGCCGATGTTGACGTTGGCGATGCCGCAGTCCGAGCCCTCCGCGGACAGGAACACTTCCGCCTCCCGCTGGTCCCGCGTGAAGATGCTGGACGACAGGCCCTGCGGGACGTCGTTGTGGAGCGCGACGGCCTCCTCCAGCGAGTCGTACGTGAGCACGTAGAGGAGCGGCGCGAACGTCTCCTCCCGTACGACACCGGCCTGTTCGCCGACGCGAACGATGGCGGGCTCCACGTACGCCGCTCCCGGCGCCGCCTCGGCCAGCCGGCGGCCGCCGCCCACGAGGAGTTCGCCGCCCTCGGCCCGCACCCGTTCGAGCGCGTCCCGCATCCGGTCGAGGGCGGCGGTGGAGATGAGCGGCCCGACGAGGGTCGCCGCGTCGAAGGGGTCGCCGACGGGCAGCTTCCGGTACGCGGCTGTCAGCCGTCCGGTGAGCGTTTCGGCGATGTCCCGGTGCACGATGAGGCGCCGCAGGGTGGTGCACCGTTGCCCCGCCGTGCCCGCCGCCGCGAACACGATGCCCTGGACGGCGAGATCGAGGTCCGCGGACGGCGCGACGACGGCGGCGTTGTTGCCGCCCAGCTCCAGCAGGCTGCGGCCGAGCCGCGCGGCGACGCGCTGCCCCACCTCGCGGCCCATGCGGGTCGATCCGGTGGCGCTGACCAGCGCCACCCGCGGATCGTCCACGAGCGCCGCGCCGACCGTACGGTCACCGAGCAGCAGCCGGTGTACGTCGCGTGGCGCGCCCACGTCCTCGGCGGCGCGCGCCAGCAGCCGGTCGCAGGCCAGCGACACCAGCGGGGTCAGCTCGGACGGCTTCCAGACGACGGTGTCGCCGCAGGCCAGCGCGACGGCGGTGTTCCACGACCACACGGCCACCGGGAAGTTGAACGCGGACACGACGCCGACCACGCCCAGCGGATGCCAGGTCTCGGCCAGCCGGTGGCCGGGGCGCTCGGAGGCGATCGTACGGCCGTAGAGCTGCCGCGACAGGCCCACCGCGAAGTCGCAGATGTCGATCATCTCCTGGACCTCGCCGAGCGCCTCCGTACGGATCTTGCCCGCCTCGATCGTCACGAGGTCCGCCACGTCCTCCTGGTGCTCGCGCAGCAACTCGCCCAGACGGCGTACGAGTTCGCCGCGGCGCGGCGGCGGCGTCGAACGCCAGGTGAGGAACGCCGTACGGGCGGCGGCGACGGCCTCGGCGGCGTCCGACTCGGTGGCGGCCGGCACGGGGAACAGGTCCTCGCCGGTGACGGGCGTGCGGGCGTGGAGGACGTGGGCGGTACCTGTACGGGCGCCGTCCGGGACGGCGGAGCCGGCGCCGACCCGTTCCAGGGCGGCGCGGGCGCGGGCGCGCAGCTCGTCGGTGGTGGGCAGCGTGCTGCTGGTCATGGCGCACTCCTCGGGGTGGCGGTGTGCTGTCCGGTCGGTTCTCTTGTGTCGTCCGGTGGGCGCCCGTCACGCGGACGGTGCTCGGGGCGGTGTGCGCGGCGTACGCGGTGTACGGGACGGCGTGCGGGACGGTGTGCGGGCGAGCCCCAGCTCGCGTGCGGTCCGGGCGAGGGAGCGGCTCTGCTGCTGTTCGTAGAGCGCGTACGGGTCGAGCACCTCGCGGTCGAGGGCGCCGGCGAGCCAGGCGGCGTCGTACTCTTCGTGCGCCGCGCGCGCGGAGGTGCCTTCGCCCGTACGGCCGTCACCGTCGCCTTCCCTGCGGGCGCCGTCGCCGCTCAGGTTCGACTGGAAGATCCCGGCGGCGGAGCGCGGCAGGAAGTCCTCGTACACGATGGGCTCGGCACGCACCCAGCCCTGCTCCAGCAGTCCCCCTACGGTGCCGGGCGGCGCCGTACCGTCGCGGGGCCGCCCGGGCACAGGGCGGTACGTGAAGAAGGCCAGGCTCTGGGCGGCGAGTTCGCGTTCGCTGTCGGGAAGAAGCTCCGCCCACAGGGCGCGGGCGAGCTCCGTACGATCGGCCTCCGTACGGTGTGCGATCTGCTCGTCGACACGTGCGAGCAGGGCGTCGTAACGGGCGCGGCCCTCCCGTGTGAGCGCGATCCCGCGCGCCTCCACCTCCCCGAAGCGCACCCGCAGGGTGCCGCTGACCACGCTGCCGTCGGGCGTACGCATGGCGCGGGGCTCGGCGAGGGCGCGGAAGGAGGTCTGGCGCAGGAGTACGTCGGGGCCGTGCCAGCCAGGCGGCCCCTGAATGGTGTCGATCATCTCGATGCCGCGCTCGGTCATGCGGCGGTAGAGCGCGTCGATGTCGAGGACGCGGGGCGTGAGGTGGTTGACGTGCGTGCTGCGCACCCCGCCGATGTCGGCGGCGACGGCGGAGACCCGTTCCAGGGTCTCGTACCACGCCTGGTCCACGGGCTCGGCGGACAACTCGAAGGCGTGCACGGCCAGTTGCACGAACCGTTCCGCGTCGGCCTCGGGCAGCTCCCGTTCGGCGCCCGCGCGGTCGGACAGCGCGAGCAGCTCGGGCGGGAACAGCTCGCGGCCCGCGAGGAACGCCTCCAGGCGGGCACGCAGCCCCGCGTCGAAGAACCGGGGGTCGGCGGGCGTCAGCACGGAGGTGAAGACGCGGAACGGGTTGCGGGCCAGCTCCTCGCCGTCGACCGGACGGAACGCCGTCGAGACGACGGGGACCGCGCTGGACGCGGCGTCGCGCAGGTCGTAGAAGCCGACGGGGTGCATGCCGAGGGCGCCGAAGACGCGGGCGACCTGGCGGACTTCGGAGGGGGTGCCGACGCGGATCGCGCCGTGCCGCTCGGCGGTTACGCGGCCGATGGAGCCGAGGCGTTCGGCGTCGGCGCCGCGGGCGCGCAGGACGTCCTCGTTCACCTCGCGCGAGACGTCGACGAGCGTGGTGTACGCGGGGACCTCACGCCCGTACATCTCCGACAGCCGCGCGGCGAAGGCGGCGCGCAGCTGCCACTGGCTGATCATCCGGCTGCTCAACGGCGGGCCTGCCTCTCGGTGTCGTGCGTCTGTCGTGTGTCGTGCGTCTGTCACCTGTCGTGCGTCTGTCGCCTGCCGTGCGTCGTGTGTCTGTCCTGTGCAGTCTGCCGCGGTCCGTTCTCGCTTCTTCCGATCCCTTTCAGGACGGCCGCCCACTCCGCCCGCTCACACCACGTGCGCCTCCCGCCGTGTCCCGCCCGCCCCGGCCGCGAACCGGTCGGCGCTGAGCGGCGTGACGTCGAGGAACGGCGTACGCCCCAGACACAGGTCGCGGACCAGCTCCCCGACCGCCGGGGCCTGCAGAAAGCCGTGCCCGGAGAAGCCAGTCGCGTAGACGAAGCCGTCCGGCGAACCGGCGCGCCCGATCAGCGCGTTGTGGTCCGGGGTCACTTCGTACAGCCCCGCCCAGCCGCCGCCCGTCATCGCCATCCCGGCCACCGCGGGCGCCCTGCGCCGTACGGCGGCGCGGAACAGCTCCAGCCACCCGGGCGTCCACGTGGTGTCGAAGCCCTCCGCCTCGTCGGGGTCGGCGAGCCCGACGAGCAGGCCGTCGTCGCTGTTGTGGAAGTACGCCGAGGAGGCGAAGTCGATGGTGAACGGGATACGCGGCACGGGCGGCACCAGCGGTGCGGTGAAGGCGAGTTGGCGGCGCACGGGGCGTACTGGCAGGACCACCCCGGCCATGTCCCCGACCTGCGCGGACCACGCCCCGGCGGCGCAGACGACCGTACGGCATGCCACGCGCGCGCGGTCGGTGCGTACGGCGGCGACCCGGCCGCCGGCCACCTCGATCCCGGTGACGGCCGTACGCGTGGCGAACACGACGCCGGCCTCGGCGGCGGCACGCGCGTAACCCCGTACGGCCAGGGCGGGGCGGGCGTGGCCGTCCTCGGGCGAGTAGGCGGCGGCGGTCAGGCCGTCGGTGGCGACGTACGGGCACAGCCGGCGCGCCTCGTGCGGGCCGATCATGCGGCTGGGGAGGCCGTGGGCGCGCTGCACGCGTACGGCGTTCTCGAAGTCGGCGGCCTGCCGGTCGGTGTCGAGGAGGAAGAGGTACCCGACGGAGTCGAGCCGGATGTCGGCGCCGGGCCTGCGCGGGAAGTCCCGCCAGGCACGCAGACTCCTGCTGCCCAGCTCGATGTTGAGCGGATCGGAGAACTGCGCCCGCACCCCGCCGATCGGCTTCCCCGAACTGCCGCACCCCAGCTCCCCCTTCTCCACCACCACGACGTCCGCCACCCCGGCCTCGGCCAGATGGAACGCGGCGCTGGTCCCCATCACGCCACCGCCGACGATCACCACTTCGGCGTCGGAGGGGAGGGCGGCGCGGTCGTCGGAGACACGGTCGTCGGCGGCACGGTCGTCGGCGGCACGGTCGTCGGCGGCACGGTCGTCGGCGGCACGGTCGTCGGGGGAGGCTGCGGGCGACGCGGACATGGGCCGCTCCCTTCGCGGGGCCACAGCCGGCGGAAGGGGCGTGATCCCGGACGGTCTGCACACGACGGACGAGGAACGCTGATCAGCTGCCAGCCGCCATGCTCCACCACCCACCGGCCCACGTCCATGCCGCCTGCGCCCGGCGCG includes:
- a CDS encoding NAD(P)/FAD-dependent oxidoreductase, yielding MSASPAASPDDRAADDRAADDRAADDRAADDRVSDDRAALPSDAEVVIVGGGVMGTSAAFHLAEAGVADVVVVEKGELGCGSSGKPIGGVRAQFSDPLNIELGSRSLRAWRDFPRRPGADIRLDSVGYLFLLDTDRQAADFENAVRVQRAHGLPSRMIGPHEARRLCPYVATDGLTAAAYSPEDGHARPALAVRGYARAAAEAGVVFATRTAVTGIEVAGGRVAAVRTDRARVACRTVVCAAGAWSAQVGDMAGVVLPVRPVRRQLAFTAPLVPPVPRIPFTIDFASSAYFHNSDDGLLVGLADPDEAEGFDTTWTPGWLELFRAAVRRRAPAVAGMAMTGGGWAGLYEVTPDHNALIGRAGSPDGFVYATGFSGHGFLQAPAVGELVRDLCLGRTPFLDVTPLSADRFAAGAGGTRREAHVV
- the hglS gene encoding 2-oxoadipate dioxygenase/decarboxylase, with the protein product MISQWQLRAAFAARLSEMYGREVPAYTTLVDVSREVNEDVLRARGADAERLGSIGRVTAERHGAIRVGTPSEVRQVARVFGALGMHPVGFYDLRDAASSAVPVVSTAFRPVDGEELARNPFRVFTSVLTPADPRFFDAGLRARLEAFLAGRELFPPELLALSDRAGAERELPEADAERFVQLAVHAFELSAEPVDQAWYETLERVSAVAADIGGVRSTHVNHLTPRVLDIDALYRRMTERGIEMIDTIQGPPGWHGPDVLLRQTSFRALAEPRAMRTPDGSVVSGTLRVRFGEVEARGIALTREGRARYDALLARVDEQIAHRTEADRTELARALWAELLPDSERELAAQSLAFFTYRPVPGRPRDGTAPPGTVGGLLEQGWVRAEPIVYEDFLPRSAAGIFQSNLSGDGARREGDGDGRTGEGTSARAAHEEYDAAWLAGALDREVLDPYALYEQQQSRSLARTARELGLARTPSRTPSRTPRTPRTPPRAPSA